A DNA window from Synchiropus splendidus isolate RoL2022-P1 chromosome 2, RoL_Sspl_1.0, whole genome shotgun sequence contains the following coding sequences:
- the cntf gene encoding ciliary neurotrophic factor yields MAGRRSIGRVSSDPSVVTQAIAVAEQLSVECSTLLELYKQKESFTSEVADSRLVSVPHPSAQLDSGDKLWSLHMALLQCRGLMKRAVEREEKELGSEKNGSYEGQRRVVKERLSLLVGRTAEILKAVKGAAAAPPSLAEPEWDGSSTFELKVWVFRVFKEVDYWTKATITTLKSLSKSKEPVAASRNRSDRNGYR; encoded by the exons ATGGCCGGCAGACGCAGCATCGGGAGGGTCAGCTCGGACCCCAGTGTCGTGACCCAAGCCATCGCCGTCGCTGAGCAGCTGAGTGTGGAGTGCTCCACATTACTGGAACTTTAT aagcagaaagagtctttcacCTCGGAAGTGGCGGACAGTCGCCTGGTGTCTGTGCCTCACCCTTCTGCCCAGCTGGACTCCGGGGACAAACTCTGGTCCCTCCACATGGCCCTGCTTCAGTGCCGGGGCCTGATGAAGAGAGCCGTGGAGcgagaggagaaggagctggGCAGTGAGAAGAACGGCAGCTACGAGGGTCAGAGGCGGGTGGTGAAGGAGCGTCTCTCTCTGCTGGTCGGCAGGACCGCTGAGATCCTCAAAGCTGTGAAGGGTGCAGCGGCGGCGCCTCCTAGCTTGGCGGAACCTGAG TGGGACGGTTCCTCCACGTTTGAGCTGAAAGTTTGGGTGTTTCGGGTGTTTAAGGAGGTGGACTACTGGACCAAGGCCACCATCACGACGCTGAAAAGTCTCTCG